The genomic DNA tattttgaaagaccaatttttcgatttacttaaaaaaaaaaaaaaaaaaaattatggtggTGTTGCACCACTTGATGGTGGtcgtataaactatctaatggCCTGAAGGCGAATGCGAAACACATTTGGACCTTATTTGGTAAAGGAGTTGGAGTTGACTTAGACACTATTCATcataatttctcaaaaaaattaacatcaaaacattttactttttaactttttatattacattattcactttttattattattcaaataaaaaaatcactacaaaacaaaattttttcactttttcataccacttttttattcttttatacaaagcattcttacatttttttttaatcaatctACATTAATTACAGTGTCTAGGCTAACCTATTTACCAAATACCACCTTAGCAGCCGCTAGTTCCGTCTCCTAACCGACGATGGCCACCAAATCACTGCCACATAAaaaccaaattattattttattaaaaactatttttttcaaacacaaaaaacaGTCCTCAAAATGTTACCAACCAACCTTTCGTTTGTGGACTCCacataaaacacatttttcaaaagtagccccaccaaatcaattttcaattcttatttttttcataacttaaaattcaaaacacttctcaaaactttaccaaacaaagctaaatttctctttttcctttcataaaaaacacacacacccAAAGAGCTCAAAACTAAGAGCCTAGACATCACCTACGCCATTACAGGCTGCTTTCTCATTGtgctcttcctcctcctccattgTATCACAAAGTGCCCTACCCCTTGTCTCCGGCAAACATAATGCAAACAGCCCACAACACCCTATAACCAACCCGAACACCGTGTACGGTGAAAATCCGTCTCCTCTCCCGGCAGCGACAAGCATCGGAGAAAACACGCCACCAAGCACAACTGCTTGCCTCACCATCGACAGAGCCGAGTTCCGCACAAGAGTCGGGAACAGCTCTATTgtgaatataaataatatatcgGTCGCCGTACAAGCGCTAAAGAAGGACACCAGCTCCACCCCAATCTGCAATCTTCTCCACTCCCCCCCCTTCAAACCACATATGATACTGCAAACCCCGCTAAGGCTAGTGAACACAATGATCGAACTTTTTCTGTTCAACTTTCCTACGAGGAAGAAAGTTACCAACGACGACGGTAGCTCAGATAAGGCATTGAATGTCACGCTCAAATATAGATTGAATGCCAAGTCTCCGAGGCCTAACGGCATGCCGTAGTACACCATTCCCATGCCAAAACCCATCACCATAATCGCCGACAACCTCCGAAGAGCCCATCTTTTCTCCAGCAAGATCTTCATGGCCGAGAAAATATTGTCGTTGCCTGTTTCCTGCTCAAACGATGACAGTCCAGAGAAGCTCCAGGTTAAGTTACTGTGGTTAGCAATACTCTTTAGTGTCGCCATGGCTTCTTCTTCACGTCCTCGCACAAACAGCCATCTCGGAGACTCGCGAACAAATAACCGAACTAAAGCAGAGTAGATGATTCCCGGGATAGAAGTATATAGATAGAGATATCTCCATGACAATCCTATATTCATATAAGCCATGGCTGGGAGGGATAAAAACCCTAGCGTGAAACAGAAGAAACCCATAACCCCCACCTGGCCCCGCCACCTTTTTCCGACAAGCTCAGTTGCAAGAACAAGCGAACAAGTTCCGATTGTTGAACGGAAAAAGCCGCAGACGAATCTTAGAGCGGAGTAAATCCATATATTGATGGAGAAGATGGTTAGTAGGGAAGACAGAGACATGGTTAGGCATGTGAGAAAGAGCATGTTTTTCCGACCGAGTGACGAGTCG from Corylus avellana chromosome ca6, CavTom2PMs-1.0 includes the following:
- the LOC132184984 gene encoding organic cation/carnitine transporter 3-like; this translates as MADSTQLLSQVDLAESKSTPPPNQKHLSSLDSRIEQYIGDFGWSQFLQAVLVSMAWIFDGQQTFITIFTDARPTWHCTDQLGDEWSSSCDSVSNICRLPKNSWTWDWPAHTSIISEWSLECAASIVTGLPASSFFMGCLVGGFVLATLADSSLGRKNMLFLTCLTMSLSSLLTIFSINIWIYSALRFVCGFFRSTIGTCSLVLATELVGKRWRGQVGVMGFFCFTLGFLSLPAMAYMNIGLSWRYLYLYTSIPGIIYSALVRLFVRESPRWLFVRGREEEAMATLKSIANHSNLTWSFSGLSSFEQETGNDNIFSAMKILLEKRWALRRLSAIMVMGFGMGMVYYGMPLGLGDLAFNLYLSVTFNALSELPSSLVTFFLVGKLNRKSSIIVFTSLSGVCSIICGLKGGEWRRLQIGVELVSFFSACTATDILFIFTIELFPTLVRNSALSMVRQAVVLGGVFSPMLVAAGRGDGFSPYTVFGLVIGCCGLFALCLPETRGRALCDTMEEEEEHNEKAACNGVGDV